A part of Miscanthus floridulus cultivar M001 unplaced genomic scaffold, ASM1932011v1 fs_164_4_5, whole genome shotgun sequence genomic DNA contains:
- the LOC136530613 gene encoding bisdemethoxycurcumin synthase-like: protein MLAVVATIMPELVAAAAAKAIAEWGRPARDITHLVFSTSTSVQVPAIDLRVASLLGLSPTVQHTVMCSHGCTGSSSALRIAKDIPENNRGTRIFVACADILSVLGG from the coding sequence ATGCTTGCCGTCGTGGCTACTATCATGCCGGAGCTTGTAGCGGCCGCCGCAGCGAAGGCCATCGCCGAGTGGGGCCGCCCAGCCAGAGACATCACTCACCTCGTCTTCAGCACGAGCACCAGTGTCCAGGTGCCCGCAATCGACCTCCGCGTCGCCTCCCTCCTGGGGCTAAGCCCCACCGTGCAGCACACCGTGATGTGCTCCCACGGCTGCACCGGCAGCTCCAGCGCGCTCCGCATCGCCAAGGACATCCCCGAGAACAACCGCGGCACGCGAATCTTCGTCGCCTGCGCGGACATATTGAGCGTTCTCGGCGGCTGA
- the LOC136530614 gene encoding bisdemethoxycurcumin synthase-like has translation MDGPFSHRQRRHAAMQSASLARGNSRLHTAAATCPSTALRPRNLSEFRQQWRNGGPACVLGVGTANPGNCIQQDDYTDWYFRITKSDHLTHTKAIMKKMCEKMKVKKRYLQVNEELFHEHPEFLDPAAPTLPGKLAVVANVMPGLVAAAAEKAIAEWGRLAGDITHLVFATSTSAQLPHIDLRIASLLGLNATVQRTAICFHGCSGSSAGLRIVKDIAENNRGARVLVACADMWSVMDGYAAVPDAAQERYGIIGRALFGDGAGAVVVGADPRAGVERPIFEMVSASQATLPGSDRAVAAELTKDGMEYRLEFGELAAQVGGNIERCLVDAVSPPLGIGGVGWNWNSLFWGRHCWVVHPGGPAIMDSFKEALGLEPAKLAASRRVLSEYGNMTGPTTIFVLDEVTRRGQRNHEEGSCEWGLMVGFGPGFTIEVMALHACNGKSVRHQD, from the exons ATGG ACGGACCCTTCAGCCATCGTCAACGTCGTCACGCAGCCATGCAATCGGCGAGCTTGGCACGCGGCAACAGCCGCCTCCACACAGCGGCTGCAACCTGCCCTTCCACCGCCCTTCGTCCTCGCAATCTAAG CGAATTCCGGCAGCAATGGCGTAACGGCGGCCCTGCGTGTGTGCTCGGCGTCGGCACAGCTAACCCTGGCAACTGCATTCAGCAAGATGACTACACTGACTGGTACTTCCGTATCACCAAGAGTGATCATCTAACACACACCAAAGCAATCATGAAGAAAATGT GTGAGAAGATGAAGGTAAAAAAACGCTACCTGCAAGTCAACGAGGAGCTCTTCCATGAGCACCCCGAGTTCTTGGACCCTGCAGCCCCAACTCTGCCCGGCAAGCTAGCCGTCGTGGCCAATGTTATGCCAGGACTTGTGGCTGCTGCCGCAGAGAAAGCCATCGCCGAGTGGGGCCGCCTGGCCGGAGACATCACCCACCTCGTCTTCGCCACCAGCACCAGCGCCCAACTGCCCCACATCGACCTCCGCATCGCATCTCTTCTCGGGCTCAACGCCACCGTGCAGCGCACGGCGATCTGCTTCCACGGCTGCAGCGGCAGCTCCGCCGGGCTCCGCATCGTCAAGGACATCGCCGAGAACAACCGCGGCGCGAGAGTCCTCGTCGCCTGCGCGGACATGTGGAGCGTCATGGATGGCTACGCCGCCGTCCCTGACGCCGCCCAAGAACGCTACGGGATCATCGGCCGCGCTCTTTTCGGCGACGGCGCCGGCGCAGTGGTCGTCGGAGCCGACCCGCGGGCAGGCGTTGAGCGCCCGATCTTCGAGATGGTGTCGGCGTCGCAGGCCACGCTGCCCGGCTCGGACCGCGCGGTCGCCGCCGAGCTCACGAAGGACGGCATGGAGTACCGCCTCGAGTTCGGCGAGCTAGCGGCGCAGGTCGGCGGCAACATCGAGCGGTGCCTGGTCGACGCGGTGTCGCCGCCGCTCGGCATTGGTGGTGTTGGCTGGAACTGGAATAGCCTCTTCTGG ggccggcactgctGGGTGGTGCACCCCGGTGGCCCCGCGATCATGGACAGCTTCAAGGAGGCTCTAGGGCTAGAGCCCGCGAAGTTGGCGGCCAGCCGGCGGGTGCTCAGCGAGTACGGCAACATGACGGGCCCGACTACGATCTTTGTCCTCGACGAGGTGACTCGCCGTGGCCAGCGAAACCACGAGGAGGGGAGCTGCGAGTGGGGGCTCATGGTGGGGTTCGGCCCGGGGTTCACAATCGAGGTGATGGCGTTGCATGCGTGCAATGGTAAGTCCGTCCGACACCAAGACTGA